The sequence CCCTGCTGCAATACATCGAGGAACAGCGCCACGCCAGCGTGGGCGAAGTGGCGGCCGCGTTCGGCGAGCCGCGCGGGCTGGCGCGCTCGACCGTGCTGACCATGATGGAGCGGCTACGCACCAAGGGCTTCCTGCGCCGCAAGCAGGTCGATGGCATGTACCGCTACAGCGCCACCGCCGGGCAGGACGACGTGGTGCGCGGTGCGGTGGGGCAATTTGTGGAGAAAACGCTGCAGGGCTCGGTTTCGCCGTTCGTGGCGTGGATGTCGCAGCGCGCCGAGGAGGTCAGCGATACCGAGCTGGCCGAACTCG comes from Xanthomonas vesicatoria ATCC 35937 and encodes:
- a CDS encoding BlaI/MecI/CopY family transcriptional regulator: MSAKTIGDQELALLQYIEEQRHASVGEVAAAFGEPRGLARSTVLTMMERLRTKGFLRRKQVDGMYRYSATAGQDDVVRGAVGQFVEKTLQGSVSPFVAWMSQRAEEVSDTELAELEALVAKLQSQRKES